A window from Streptomyces subrutilus encodes these proteins:
- a CDS encoding DUF5994 family protein, with translation MTSTLDRTAPRDLAAALPARLSLTPKSSLAGQLDGAWWPRSRDLAAEIPPLAAALAEPWGRITRVTVNPAHWPSVPRTIAAGGHTLHVGWFTEQHPDKLILLSYTVGRWDLLVVPPETEPGAAARLMVAAAIPGSVLTAGALMADEAAIGRGVRDAVRRETTWESEGGACMSPFGDPLRGGAHPLAGNGRW, from the coding sequence ATGACCAGCACCCTCGACCGGACCGCTCCCCGCGACCTCGCCGCAGCCCTCCCGGCCCGCTTGTCCCTCACCCCGAAGTCCTCGCTCGCCGGGCAGCTGGACGGGGCCTGGTGGCCCCGCTCCCGCGATCTCGCGGCCGAAATCCCCCCGCTCGCGGCCGCGCTGGCCGAGCCCTGGGGGCGCATCACCCGGGTCACGGTGAACCCCGCCCACTGGCCCTCCGTACCGCGCACCATCGCCGCGGGCGGGCACACACTGCACGTCGGCTGGTTCACCGAACAGCACCCCGACAAGCTGATCCTGCTCTCCTACACCGTCGGCCGCTGGGACCTCCTCGTCGTCCCGCCCGAGACCGAGCCGGGCGCCGCGGCCCGCCTGATGGTCGCCGCCGCGATCCCGGGCAGCGTCCTGACCGCCGGAGCCCTGATGGCCGACGAGGCCGCCATCGGGCGCGGCGTGCGCGACGCGGTGCGCCGCGAAACCACCTGGGAGAGCGAGGGCGGAGCGTGCATGTCCCCCTTCGGCGATCCGCTGCGCGGCGGTGCGCACCCCCTCGCCGGAAACGGCCGGTGGTGA
- a CDS encoding helix-turn-helix transcriptional regulator codes for MLEVLGLTRAAMSVYQVMLDHPEYGVGDIAAHCGLAPTRVHEHLDELSRHTLVRASAERPGRMRAVSPEVGLADILARQEAELAARQARLAASRAVVTRMVAERAEQQAHHGERLRGIDAIHGRLELMGRAATVEVLSSQPGIQRAEDLAASRPADAAALARGIAMRTLYQDSTRNQPHIATYAHWLLSQGGEVRTAPTIPQRMVVVDRVQALVPIDPADTRQGALHVAEPGIIAALLDLFDQAWTTAVPLGATRPEDHRTSITATEREILRLLGTGLTDEAVGQRLGSSSRTVGRHMSSIMERLGASSRFEAGIKAAHRGWL; via the coding sequence ATGCTCGAAGTACTGGGACTGACCCGTGCCGCGATGTCGGTGTATCAGGTGATGTTGGACCATCCGGAATACGGCGTCGGGGACATCGCCGCACACTGTGGACTGGCGCCGACACGGGTGCACGAGCACCTCGACGAACTGAGCCGGCACACCCTCGTACGGGCCTCCGCCGAGCGGCCGGGCCGCATGCGCGCGGTGAGTCCCGAGGTCGGGCTCGCGGACATCCTCGCCCGGCAGGAGGCCGAACTCGCAGCCCGCCAGGCCCGTCTCGCCGCCTCCCGCGCGGTCGTGACCCGCATGGTCGCGGAGCGGGCCGAGCAGCAGGCGCACCACGGGGAGCGCCTCCGCGGCATCGATGCCATACACGGCCGTCTCGAACTCATGGGCCGCGCGGCCACCGTCGAGGTCCTCAGCAGTCAGCCCGGCATCCAGCGTGCCGAAGACCTGGCCGCCAGCCGGCCCGCCGACGCCGCGGCCCTCGCCCGCGGGATCGCGATGCGCACGCTCTACCAGGACTCCACCCGCAACCAGCCCCACATCGCCACCTACGCCCACTGGCTGCTCAGCCAGGGCGGCGAGGTACGAACCGCACCGACGATTCCCCAGCGCATGGTCGTCGTCGACCGCGTCCAGGCCCTGGTCCCGATCGACCCCGCCGACACCCGTCAGGGCGCCCTGCATGTCGCCGAACCCGGCATCATCGCGGCGCTCCTCGACCTCTTCGACCAGGCATGGACCACCGCGGTACCGCTCGGAGCCACCCGCCCGGAGGATCACCGGACCAGCATCACGGCCACGGAACGCGAGATCCTGCGCCTCCTCGGCACCGGTCTCACCGACGAGGCGGTGGGCCAGCGACTGGGCTCCTCCTCGCGCACCGTCGGGCGTCACATGTCCTCGATCATGGAACGGCTGGGCGCCAGCAGCCGCTTCGAGGCGGGGATCAAAGCCGCCCACAGGGGCTGGCTCTGA
- the eccD gene encoding type VII secretion integral membrane protein EccD — translation MVSTAKTSRAQLSRVTLVGERRRADVVLPSDTPIGQLLPDVLQLLDDRAAARPMTRQLVTPDGSALPQDSTLAGAGIADGAVLRLVRTHSAPPAPVVHDVVDLVADDLDLRAWRWRPAARRGSAGVATVAFAVTAALLARREFALDALAGALLAVTVLLLAAGAVGARVGVGNRGLATALLLASGGLGVLTAWTAADAHQWAWTARLAAVAAAVVLTLLMLGWFSPLGRGGFMGAAAVATITAVWEAAAAVQGDPARLGAVMAVFSVVLLGLLPRLALMGSGLTALDDRRSGGTSVSRHQVGNALAATHRGLALATIATAGSAAAAGWLLTLAGEPSAWTVVLPALVAVVLLSRARAFPLLAEVVALIAAAGLLLVRLVVLWLGHGGGAGALAVLCAAALLPLLGLAMQPPDHVQVRLRRTADFVESVGVVGLFPLAVGVFGIYGQLLDKF, via the coding sequence GTGGTGAGCACAGCGAAGACGTCCCGAGCGCAACTGTCCCGGGTGACCCTGGTCGGCGAGCGACGCCGCGCCGACGTGGTCCTGCCCTCGGACACGCCCATCGGTCAGCTGCTCCCGGACGTCCTGCAGCTGCTCGACGACCGGGCCGCCGCACGCCCCATGACCCGTCAGCTGGTGACGCCGGACGGTTCGGCGCTGCCGCAGGACAGCACGCTGGCCGGCGCCGGGATAGCCGACGGCGCGGTCCTGCGGCTGGTCAGGACCCACTCCGCGCCGCCCGCCCCCGTCGTCCACGACGTCGTCGACCTGGTGGCCGACGACCTCGACCTCCGGGCCTGGCGCTGGCGTCCCGCCGCCCGCCGGGGCAGTGCGGGCGTCGCGACCGTCGCCTTCGCGGTGACCGCCGCCCTGCTCGCCCGCCGCGAGTTCGCACTCGACGCCCTGGCCGGCGCGCTGCTGGCCGTCACCGTCCTCCTGCTCGCCGCCGGCGCCGTCGGCGCCCGCGTCGGCGTGGGGAACCGCGGCCTGGCCACGGCCCTCCTGCTCGCCTCCGGAGGACTCGGCGTCCTCACGGCGTGGACGGCCGCCGACGCCCACCAGTGGGCGTGGACCGCCCGACTGGCCGCGGTCGCGGCCGCGGTCGTCCTCACCCTGCTCATGCTCGGCTGGTTCTCGCCGCTCGGCCGCGGCGGATTCATGGGCGCCGCCGCCGTGGCCACGATCACCGCGGTGTGGGAGGCGGCCGCCGCCGTCCAAGGCGACCCGGCCCGGCTCGGTGCGGTCATGGCCGTGTTCTCCGTCGTCCTGCTCGGCCTGCTGCCCCGCCTCGCGCTGATGGGGTCGGGGCTGACGGCGCTCGACGACCGGCGCTCCGGCGGTACCTCCGTGAGCCGCCACCAGGTGGGCAACGCGCTCGCCGCCACGCACCGGGGCCTCGCCCTCGCCACGATCGCGACGGCCGGTTCCGCCGCGGCGGCCGGCTGGCTGCTCACGCTGGCCGGCGAACCGAGCGCGTGGACCGTGGTGCTGCCGGCGCTCGTCGCCGTGGTGCTGCTGTCGAGGGCGCGGGCGTTCCCGCTGCTCGCGGAGGTCGTCGCGCTGATCGCCGCGGCCGGGCTGCTCCTCGTACGCCTGGTGGTGCTGTGGCTCGGACACGGCGGCGGCGCGGGAGCCCTCGCCGTCCTGTGCGCGGCCGCGCTGCTGCCGCTGCTCGGGCTCGCGATGCAGCCGCCGGACCACGTACAGGTACGGCTGCGCAGGACGGCCGACTTCGTCGAGTCCGTCGGGGTGGTGGGGCTGTTCCCGCTGGCCGTCGGGGTGTTCGGCATCTACGGGCAGTTGCTCGACAAATTCTGA
- a CDS encoding MinD/ParA family ATP-binding protein — protein MSNADNWQGDVLRDLRGAGPQPAGPGASGPASGPVPVPGPVPVPGPAGRGGTPPVAPGPDPTHPAPHPAPSHPAAPHPAAPHPEAAHPEAAPAPRQPQSRAPGPGHAAAGARAPRTPDSRPAVDPSLAGASRKPRSGEPLAARAARAVWRIVSSSVAREVADLSRIAEALQQPVTTGRQIAVTSIRGGAGKSTVAALLGTTYAHYRQDPVLFVEADPALGSLPIRLGAESLRWTTGDVADIVQPQMSLLDVTGYLVQLRDNAWLLPGSQGQIGAMLDFRAYERAMVALRRYFGVTVVDCETLPAEVARVALTASQACVLTTPATLDGIASTHAVLQWMRGLPPHVIGGTVVVLTEQAPHSGIDTGEAVRTLRSTGTSVHVLPYDRHLADGGPIRTDLLARATRTAATRIAADAFRLSQKRH, from the coding sequence ATGTCGAACGCGGACAACTGGCAGGGCGACGTCCTGCGGGACCTGAGGGGCGCCGGCCCGCAGCCCGCCGGCCCGGGCGCGTCGGGGCCCGCGTCGGGACCCGTACCCGTACCCGGACCTGTACCCGTACCCGGACCCGCCGGTCGGGGCGGCACCCCGCCCGTGGCCCCCGGCCCGGACCCCACGCACCCCGCCCCGCATCCCGCCCCCTCGCACCCCGCGGCCCCGCATCCCGCGGCCCCGCATCCCGAGGCCGCGCATCCCGAGGCCGCGCCCGCCCCCCGGCAGCCGCAGAGCCGCGCCCCGGGACCCGGCCATGCCGCCGCCGGGGCCCGCGCCCCCCGCACCCCCGACTCCCGGCCCGCGGTCGATCCGAGCCTCGCCGGCGCGAGCCGCAAGCCCCGCAGCGGCGAACCCCTGGCGGCGCGGGCCGCCCGGGCGGTCTGGCGAATCGTTTCCTCGTCGGTGGCCCGCGAGGTCGCCGACCTCTCCCGCATCGCCGAGGCGCTCCAGCAGCCGGTGACCACCGGCCGCCAGATCGCCGTCACCTCCATCCGCGGCGGCGCGGGCAAGTCCACCGTCGCGGCCCTGCTGGGCACCACGTACGCCCACTACCGCCAGGACCCGGTCCTCTTCGTCGAGGCCGACCCCGCCCTCGGATCGCTGCCCATCCGGCTCGGCGCCGAGTCCCTGCGCTGGACCACCGGGGACGTCGCCGACATCGTCCAGCCGCAGATGTCGCTGCTCGACGTCACCGGCTACCTCGTCCAGCTCCGCGACAACGCCTGGCTGCTGCCCGGCAGCCAGGGCCAGATCGGCGCCATGCTGGACTTCCGCGCGTACGAACGCGCGATGGTCGCCCTGCGCCGCTACTTCGGCGTCACGGTCGTCGACTGCGAGACGCTCCCCGCCGAGGTGGCCCGCGTCGCGCTGACCGCCTCCCAGGCCTGCGTCCTGACCACCCCCGCGACCCTCGACGGCATCGCCAGCACGCACGCGGTGCTCCAGTGGATGCGGGGCCTGCCCCCGCACGTGATCGGCGGCACCGTCGTGGTCCTCACCGAGCAGGCCCCGCACTCGGGCATCGACACCGGCGAGGCGGTGCGCACGCTGCGGTCCACCGGGACGAGCGTCCACGTCCTGCCGTACGACCGCCACCTCGCCGACGGCGGTCCGATCCGCACCGACCTGCTCGCCCGGGCGACCAGGACGGCCGCCACCCGCATCGCGGCGGACGCGTTCCGGCTTTCCCAGAAGCGCCACTGA
- a CDS encoding DUF4287 domain-containing protein has protein sequence MTDTVKGPASYFPSIEKKYGRPVAEWKDLIRASPLTRHMELVAWLKSEHGLGHGHANALVAHTLAEDSAA, from the coding sequence ATGACCGACACCGTGAAGGGCCCTGCCAGTTACTTCCCGTCGATCGAGAAGAAGTACGGCCGCCCGGTCGCCGAGTGGAAGGACCTCATCCGCGCCTCGCCGCTGACCCGGCACATGGAACTCGTGGCCTGGCTCAAGTCCGAGCACGGCCTGGGACACGGGCACGCCAACGCCCTGGTCGCGCACACCCTCGCCGAGGACAGCGCCGCGTAG
- a CDS encoding cold-shock protein produces MASGTVKWFNAEKGFGFIEQDGGGADVFAHYSNIAAQGFRELQEGQKVTFDIAQGQKGPTAENIVPA; encoded by the coding sequence ATGGCATCTGGCACCGTGAAGTGGTTCAACGCCGAAAAGGGCTTCGGCTTCATCGAGCAGGACGGCGGCGGCGCGGACGTGTTCGCCCACTACTCGAACATCGCCGCCCAGGGTTTCCGCGAGCTGCAGGAGGGCCAGAAGGTCACCTTCGACATCGCGCAGGGCCAGAAGGGCCCGACGGCGGAGAACATCGTTCCCGCCTGA
- a CDS encoding DUF998 domain-containing protein, whose amino-acid sequence MARTLSAPAAPAPESGCSGALSLPRPVPRVRGLLAGGLVAGPLFLGAGVAQGLSRDGFDFTRNAISQLALGGPGWIQVVSFLLTGASVLAGAVGMHRVLGGGPGGTWGPRLVGVFGASFLVAAVFRADAGAGFPVGAPDAARLSAHGAVHMVAGMVGYLAFCAASVVLARAFTARGQRGRAVASRIVPVGVLAGFAGSSASVLAFTAGAGLGLVWLTALTAMTARTAMAARPAAVGEGGERVAGR is encoded by the coding sequence ATGGCCCGCACGCTCAGCGCCCCCGCCGCCCCCGCCCCCGAATCCGGGTGCTCCGGCGCCCTGTCCCTGCCGCGGCCGGTGCCGCGGGTGCGGGGTCTGCTCGCCGGCGGGCTCGTGGCCGGGCCGCTGTTCCTCGGGGCGGGTGTCGCGCAGGGGCTTTCGCGCGACGGGTTCGACTTCACCCGCAATGCCATCAGCCAGCTCGCCCTCGGTGGTCCGGGGTGGATCCAGGTGGTGAGCTTCCTGCTCACCGGTGCCTCGGTCCTCGCCGGCGCGGTCGGGATGCACCGGGTGCTGGGCGGTGGCCCCGGCGGGACCTGGGGTCCGCGCCTGGTGGGGGTGTTCGGGGCCTCGTTCCTGGTGGCCGCGGTGTTCCGCGCCGACGCCGGGGCCGGCTTCCCCGTCGGGGCCCCCGACGCCGCCCGGCTCAGCGCGCACGGCGCCGTCCACATGGTCGCCGGCATGGTGGGCTACCTCGCGTTCTGCGCCGCGTCCGTCGTCCTGGCCCGCGCCTTCACCGCCCGGGGCCAACGGGGTCGGGCCGTGGCCTCCCGGATCGTGCCGGTCGGGGTGCTCGCCGGGTTCGCGGGCTCCTCGGCGTCCGTCCTGGCCTTCACCGCCGGAGCGGGACTCGGTCTCGTCTGGCTGACGGCGCTGACCGCGATGACGGCGAGGACCGCGATGGCGGCCCGACCGGCGGCCGTGGGCGAAGGGGGCGAACGGGTGGCCGGCCGCTGA
- a CDS encoding C40 family peptidase: MPVKNPALRAASIVTAACAASLVLTAMPAHSDPVQAPPGATDTVSRETSAVEHPQGKPGPLQGPRSGRSSGAPAAQTLSPITRSTVIARAKTWVDAQVPYSQSDYRDGYRTDCSGLVSMAWNLGTNAWTGDLDTYANRITKSELRKGDMLLFHNAANPVNGSHVVLFESWTDSSMTSYIGIEQTRPHGLRRVIPYAYFSNSGSYIPYRYKNIVEDVVTPGDAPVAGNWDGGPAANVGVFRPSTGQFHLRYDDGTLTTIDWGQTGDLPVSANWDGTGPDNLGVFRPSTGQFHLRNDNGTLTILDWGQTGDLPVAANWDGGAASNIGIWRNGTFHLRNDNGTLTTIDWGQTGDLPVTGNWDGTGPDNLGVFRPSTGQFHLRNDNGTLTTLDWGQTGDLPVAANWDGGNGAPAANIGIWRPSQGRFHLRNDNGTLTTLDWGQPR, translated from the coding sequence TTGCCCGTCAAGAACCCGGCCCTCCGTGCCGCGAGCATCGTCACCGCCGCCTGCGCCGCCTCGCTCGTCCTGACCGCCATGCCGGCCCACTCCGACCCGGTGCAGGCCCCGCCCGGAGCCACGGACACCGTGTCGCGGGAGACCTCGGCCGTCGAGCACCCCCAGGGCAAACCGGGCCCCCTCCAGGGCCCGCGCTCCGGGCGCTCCTCCGGCGCCCCTGCCGCGCAGACCCTCTCCCCGATCACCCGCAGCACGGTCATCGCCCGAGCCAAGACCTGGGTGGACGCCCAGGTCCCGTACAGCCAGAGCGACTACCGCGACGGCTACCGCACCGACTGCTCCGGTCTGGTGTCGATGGCCTGGAACCTCGGGACCAACGCCTGGACCGGCGACCTCGACACCTACGCCAACCGGATCACCAAGAGCGAGCTGCGCAAGGGCGACATGCTGCTCTTCCACAACGCGGCCAACCCGGTGAACGGATCGCACGTCGTGCTCTTCGAGAGCTGGACCGACTCCTCGATGACGTCCTACATAGGCATCGAGCAGACCAGACCGCACGGCCTGCGCCGCGTGATCCCCTACGCCTACTTCAGCAATTCCGGCTCCTACATTCCGTACCGGTACAAGAACATCGTCGAGGACGTCGTCACTCCCGGGGATGCGCCGGTGGCGGGGAACTGGGACGGCGGCCCGGCCGCGAACGTCGGCGTCTTCCGACCCTCCACCGGACAGTTCCACCTCCGCTACGACGACGGAACCCTCACCACCATCGACTGGGGACAAACCGGAGACCTCCCCGTCTCCGCCAACTGGGACGGAACCGGACCCGACAACCTCGGCGTCTTCCGACCCTCCACCGGACAGTTCCACCTCCGCAACGACAACGGCACCCTCACCATCCTCGACTGGGGACAAACCGGAGACCTCCCCGTCGCCGCCAACTGGGACGGCGGCGCTGCCTCCAACATCGGCATCTGGCGCAACGGAACCTTCCACCTCCGCAACGACAACGGAACCCTCACCACCATCGACTGGGGACAAACCGGAGACCTCCCCGTCACCGGCAACTGGGACGGAACCGGACCCGACAACCTCGGCGTCTTCCGACCCTCCACCGGACAGTTCCACCTCCGCAACGACAACGGCACCCTCACCACCCTCGACTGGGGACAAACCGGAGACCTCCCCGTCGCCGCCAACTGGGACGGCGGCAACGGCGCACCCGCCGCCAACATCGGCATCTGGCGCCCCTCCCAAGGCCGCTTCCACCTCCGCAACGACAACGGCACCCTCACCACCCTCGACTGGGGCCAGCCCAGGTGA
- the eccCa gene encoding type VII secretion protein EccCa, producing the protein MTTRLIHRPARTVRPPAASEARVIEAPPNLPEGKAGNIAMSLLPVAGVMSSVVMMTVVRNSQFAALGALILVVTVVGSVGLVFSQRGKAQRTRRTQREAYLAYLEDLREELAAEERARGERADVLNPPPHALYDIVRDPARLWERRRVDADFLRVRVGTGEMPVRDLRIAEQGSTVLTPPDLFMLNEASALTTRFRNGTELPLTVPLDRVGNVTVIGPREDCLRVARALMVQTAAAHAPDDVALALAVPGDRLDDWEWAKWLPHLLDTEQLDGPVAARRIAPSTAQLARRLGPELRRRASYAAEVRRGLSGKDALSMTSRLLVVADGHGEDAVELPRPDEAVGLREMGVTVLHLLDRRIQEPGHVGVRITVEGDRVLIEDLREQEPISARGTVDEAGIPFAEGLARMLAPLRLSAESLIDAPLSGPVDFADLLGIDDVARLDLDRLWAPRGDRAFLRVPIGVSDSREPVLLDLKESSELGMGPHGLCVGATGSGKSELLRTLVLALAATHPPEDLALVLVDYKGGATFAPFADLPHVAGVITNLENQAGLVERVHASLAGEVKRRQQVLKDAGNVADIGDYAALRADRRPDLEPLPHLFVVIDEFGELLTAKPDFIDLFLSIGRIGRSIGVHLLLSSQRIEGGKLRGLDTYLSYRLGLRTFSADESRTVLDTTDAFHLPPLPGFGYLKVDTTHYERFKASYVSGGYRGPVRRTEEEDTGPLALEYEAFNTLAGPENQGPREPSARRRETGPTELGVVVGQLEHAAPPVRRIWLPPLPTAVALDTVAGPLDAGPRGMQLARRRGRLSVPLGLLDDPTKQWQGEWYLDLTVAGGHAAVIGGPQSGKTTLLRTLVLSLALTHTPREVGVYGLDLVGGGLQALSGLPHVGGIAGRADRERAARTVEEVRTMLATREDLFRDHGIDSVEQLRALHAAGRLPQLASAEIVLVIDGFGALRDDFEPLDDAVADILKRGGGYGIHVVAGMLRWNDVRIATQSNFGTRVELRLNDPGESSIERKLAQTLSPDEPGRVLTDGKLFAQVALPRTDGLADQAELGAVLERTARQIRATWSGEAAQPVRVLPHVLEPHLLPGPAAEPRRVPIGLDQTALAPVLLDLFAHDQHLLVLGDSECGKTNLLKTIAAGLVERYGEDELVFAVMDPRRSLRGAVPEEFNGGYAYNTRMCAGLAAGIATELERRMPDDGAPLDDLEPGSWGGGPRIVVLVDDYDVLTTAGQSPLAPFLPYVPSAADIGLHFVLTRRVAGASRGMYEPLVQALRESGASAVVMAGDRSEGQLLPGVYAAQQPAGRGVLVRRGQGNRLIQTVYTPA; encoded by the coding sequence ATGACCACCCGACTGATCCACCGCCCGGCCCGGACGGTCCGCCCGCCCGCCGCCTCCGAGGCGCGCGTCATAGAGGCACCGCCCAACCTGCCCGAGGGCAAGGCGGGCAACATCGCCATGTCGCTGCTGCCCGTGGCCGGTGTCATGTCGTCCGTCGTGATGATGACGGTCGTGCGCAACAGCCAGTTCGCCGCCCTCGGCGCCCTCATCCTCGTCGTCACCGTCGTCGGTTCCGTCGGGCTCGTCTTCTCCCAGCGCGGCAAGGCCCAGCGCACCCGCCGGACCCAGCGCGAGGCCTACCTCGCCTACCTGGAGGACCTCCGCGAGGAGCTCGCCGCCGAGGAACGCGCCCGCGGCGAGCGTGCCGACGTGCTCAACCCGCCGCCCCACGCGCTCTACGACATCGTGCGCGACCCCGCCCGGCTGTGGGAGCGGCGCCGGGTCGACGCCGACTTCCTGCGCGTGCGCGTCGGGACCGGGGAGATGCCCGTGCGCGACCTGCGGATCGCGGAGCAGGGCTCCACCGTCCTCACCCCGCCCGACCTCTTCATGCTCAACGAGGCCTCGGCCCTGACCACCCGGTTCCGCAACGGCACCGAACTCCCCCTCACCGTCCCCCTCGACCGCGTCGGCAACGTCACCGTCATCGGCCCCCGCGAGGACTGCCTGCGCGTCGCCCGGGCCCTGATGGTGCAGACCGCCGCCGCCCACGCCCCCGACGACGTGGCCCTCGCCCTGGCCGTGCCCGGCGACCGGCTCGACGACTGGGAATGGGCCAAGTGGCTGCCGCACCTGCTCGACACCGAGCAGCTCGACGGCCCCGTCGCCGCCCGCCGCATCGCCCCCTCGACGGCGCAGCTCGCCCGCCGGCTCGGCCCCGAACTGCGCCGCCGCGCCTCCTACGCCGCCGAGGTCCGCCGCGGACTGTCCGGCAAGGACGCGCTGTCGATGACCTCCCGGCTGCTCGTCGTCGCCGACGGACACGGCGAGGACGCCGTCGAGCTGCCGCGCCCGGACGAGGCCGTCGGCCTGCGCGAGATGGGCGTCACCGTCCTGCACCTGCTCGACCGGCGGATCCAGGAGCCCGGCCACGTCGGCGTGCGGATCACCGTCGAGGGGGACCGGGTCCTCATCGAGGACCTGCGCGAGCAGGAGCCGATCAGCGCCCGGGGCACCGTCGACGAGGCCGGCATCCCCTTCGCCGAAGGGCTCGCCCGGATGCTCGCGCCGCTGCGGCTGTCCGCCGAGTCCCTGATCGACGCCCCGCTCTCGGGCCCCGTCGACTTCGCCGACCTGCTCGGCATCGACGACGTGGCCCGCCTCGACCTCGACCGCCTCTGGGCGCCGCGCGGCGACCGCGCCTTCCTGCGCGTGCCCATCGGCGTCAGCGACTCCCGCGAGCCGGTCCTGCTCGACCTCAAGGAGTCCTCCGAACTGGGCATGGGCCCGCACGGGCTGTGCGTCGGCGCCACCGGCTCCGGCAAGTCCGAACTGCTGCGCACCCTGGTCCTCGCCCTGGCCGCCACGCACCCGCCGGAGGACCTCGCGCTCGTCCTGGTCGACTACAAGGGCGGCGCGACCTTCGCCCCGTTCGCGGACCTGCCGCACGTCGCCGGGGTCATCACCAACCTGGAGAACCAGGCCGGCCTCGTCGAACGCGTCCACGCCTCCCTCGCCGGCGAGGTCAAGCGCCGCCAGCAGGTCCTCAAGGACGCGGGCAACGTCGCCGACATCGGCGACTACGCCGCGCTGCGCGCCGACCGGCGGCCCGACCTCGAACCGCTGCCGCACCTGTTCGTCGTCATCGACGAGTTCGGCGAACTGCTTACCGCCAAGCCCGACTTCATCGACCTGTTCCTGTCCATCGGCCGGATCGGCCGCTCCATCGGCGTGCACCTGCTGCTCTCCAGCCAGCGCATCGAGGGCGGCAAGCTCAGGGGCCTGGACACCTACCTCTCCTACCGGCTCGGCCTGCGCACCTTCTCCGCCGACGAGTCCCGCACGGTCCTGGACACCACCGACGCCTTCCACCTCCCCCCGCTGCCCGGCTTCGGCTACCTCAAGGTCGACACCACCCACTACGAGCGCTTCAAGGCGAGCTACGTGTCCGGCGGCTACCGCGGGCCCGTCCGGCGGACCGAGGAGGAGGACACCGGTCCCCTCGCCCTGGAGTACGAGGCGTTCAACACCCTCGCCGGCCCGGAGAACCAGGGACCGCGGGAGCCGTCCGCCCGGCGCCGCGAGACCGGCCCCACCGAGCTGGGCGTCGTCGTCGGGCAGCTGGAGCACGCCGCCCCACCCGTGCGCCGGATCTGGCTGCCACCGCTGCCCACCGCCGTCGCGCTGGACACGGTCGCCGGCCCGCTGGACGCGGGCCCGCGCGGGATGCAGCTCGCCAGGCGCAGGGGCCGGCTCAGCGTGCCGCTCGGCCTGCTCGACGACCCCACGAAGCAGTGGCAGGGAGAGTGGTACCTCGACCTGACCGTCGCGGGCGGCCACGCGGCCGTCATCGGCGGGCCGCAGTCCGGCAAGACCACCCTGCTGCGCACCCTCGTCCTGTCCCTCGCGCTGACCCACACCCCGCGCGAGGTCGGCGTCTACGGCCTCGACCTGGTCGGGGGCGGGCTGCAGGCCCTGTCCGGGCTGCCGCACGTCGGCGGCATCGCGGGCCGCGCCGACCGCGAGCGCGCGGCCCGCACCGTCGAAGAGGTGCGCACCATGCTCGCCACCCGCGAGGACCTCTTCCGCGACCACGGCATCGACTCCGTCGAGCAGCTGCGCGCCCTGCACGCGGCCGGCCGGCTGCCGCAGCTGGCCTCCGCCGAGATCGTCCTGGTCATCGACGGCTTCGGAGCACTGCGCGACGACTTCGAGCCGCTCGACGACGCCGTCGCGGACATCCTCAAGCGCGGCGGCGGCTACGGCATCCACGTCGTCGCGGGCATGCTCCGCTGGAACGACGTGCGCATCGCGACCCAGTCGAACTTCGGCACCCGGGTCGAGCTGCGCCTCAACGACCCCGGCGAGTCCAGCATCGAGCGCAAGCTCGCCCAGACCCTCTCGCCCGACGAGCCCGGCCGGGTCCTCACCGACGGCAAGCTGTTCGCGCAGGTGGCGCTGCCCCGCACGGACGGCCTCGCCGACCAGGCCGAGCTGGGCGCCGTACTGGAGCGCACGGCCCGCCAGATCCGCGCCACCTGGAGCGGAGAGGCCGCCCAGCCGGTACGGGTGCTGCCGCACGTCCTGGAGCCGCACCTGCTGCCGGGACCCGCCGCCGAACCCCGCCGGGTGCCGATCGGCCTCGACCAGACGGCGCTGGCGCCCGTCCTGCTCGACCTCTTCGCGCACGACCAGCACCTGCTGGTCCTGGGGGACAGCGAGTGCGGCAAGACCAACCTGCTGAAGACCATCGCGGCCGGACTCGTCGAGCGCTACGGCGAGGACGAGCTGGTCTTCGCCGTCATGGACCCGCGCCGCTCCCTGCGCGGCGCGGTCCCCGAGGAGTTCAACGGGGGCTACGCGTACAACACGCGGATGTGCGCGGGCCTGGCCGCGGGCATCGCCACCGAGCTGGAACGCCGGATGCCCGACGACGGCGCACCCCTGGACGACCTGGAACCCGGCAGCTGGGGCGGCGGCCCGCGGATCGTGGTCCTCGTGGACGACTACGACGTCCTCACCACCGCCGGGCAGTCGCCGCTCGCCCCCTTCCTGCCGTACGTCCCGTCGGCGGCCGACATCGGCCTGCACTTCGTGCTGACGCGGCGCGTCGCCGGCGCCTCGCGCGGCATGTACGAGCCGCTGGTGCAGGCGCTGCGCGAATCGGGTGCCTCGGCCGTGGTGATGGCGGGCGACCGGAGCGAGGGCCAGCTCCTCCCCGGCGTGTACGCCGCCCAGCAGCCCGCCGGACGCGGTGTGCTCGTCCGCCGGGGGCAGGGCAACCGCCTGATCCAGACCGTCTACACGCCCGCCTGA